A window of the Fusarium poae strain DAOMC 252244 chromosome 3, whole genome shotgun sequence genome harbors these coding sequences:
- a CDS encoding hypothetical protein (TransMembrane:10 (i38-55o90-107i119-141o161-185i197-220o240-262i304-324o330-351i363-382o402-424i)~BUSCO:12958at5125~CAZy:GT22) yields the protein MAPGTAPQAQQQRQFVHPTASHAKKKVPSAYSMQPISAFYWFLAAALVSAWFAPIQDCDETFNYWEPTHYLSHSYGLQTWEYSPDYAIRSWLYIAFHAIVGNVRRIFPHSNKVAEFYFVRYGLAFVCALTQTIMFMVTSTTLNSRIGLFFLMATVASPGNFHASTAFLPSSFAMYLVTLGAAAFMNWRGGLKTSQGMFWFAAAGILGWPFAAALCAPFMLEELILLVFGDKTALWEAFVRIGRGVVSAFLLLAGDYFVNLFFYKKQVSVTWNIVKYNIFSSDHGPELYGTEPWTFYFKNLALNFNLWFVLALAALPLFILQKIISPSGQGFQTGLRTVVFLSPFYMWLAVFSSQPHKEERFMYPAYPFLALNAAISTHMILAALGNSEPKTLVGKIPAKLKLLLVTITMILSIDIALLRVYGIWSAYSAPMKIYTPLWEGKDGNTPIGREEDTVCFGKEWYRFPSSYFLPRNMHAKFIRSEFRGLLPGQFSEAETGFGFFSGTWLPTHGMNDRNEEDLGKYTELPACKFLVDTQYPLRTDPLPPNEPDYVEDHTNWEVVKCEFFLDAANTHFLARTLWVPDLDFISDKYKRKWGRHCLLQRKKLSVEPSASG from the exons ATGGCTCCCGGAACGGCGCCGCAAGCGCAGCAACAGCGCCAATTCGTGCACCCGACTGCCAGCCATGCTAAGAAAAA AGTTCCAAGCGCATACTCGATGCAACCGATTTCTGCCTTCTACTGGTTCCTCGCTGCAGCTCTCGTGTCCGCGTGGTTTGCGCCGATTCAAGATTGTGACGAGACATTCAATTACTGGGAACCGACCCATTACTTATCGCACAGCTACGGTCTTCAGACATGGGAATACTCGCCCGACTATGCCATTCGCAGCTGGCTCTACATTGCCTTCCATGCCATCGTTGGCAATGTGCGCCGGATATTTCCTCACTCCAATAAG GTTGCCGAATTCTATTTCGTTCGTTACGGACTTGCATTTGTCTGCGCTCTCACACAGACCATTATGTTCATGGTAACTAGCACCACACTTAACAGCCGAATTGGCCTATTCTTCTTGATGGCCACCGTTGCGAGCCCTGGAAACTTCCATGCTAGCACGGCGTTCCTCCCATCTAGCTTCGCCATGTACCTGGTCACTCTAGGAGCTGCAGCTTTCATGAACTGGCGTGGAGGCCTTAAGACCTCCCAGGGCATGTTCTGGTTTGCCGCTGCCGGTATTCTTGGCTGGCCTTTTGCTGCTGCGCTTTGTGCGCCTTTTATGCTTGAGGAGCTCATCTTGCTGGTCTTTGGAGACAAGACAGCACTGTGGGAAGCATTTGTTCGCATTGGTCGAGGTGTGGTATCCGCTTTCCTCCTTCTT GCTGGTGACTATTTCGTAAATCTCTTCTTTTATAAGAAGCAAGTTTCTGTGACGTGGAACATTGTCAAGTACAACATCTTCTCGTCCGATCATGGCCCGGAGCTCTACGGTACAGAGCCTTGGACTTTTTACTTCAAGAACTTGGCCCTCAACTTTAACCTCTGGTTTGTTCTTGCACTTGCGGCCCTGCCACTTTTCATCCTTCAAAAGATTATTTCACCATCTGGCCAGGGGTTCCAAACCGGCTTGAGGACTgttgtctttctttctccttttTACATGTGGCTGGCTGTCTTCAGCTCGCAGCCTCACAAGGAGGAGAGATTCATGTATCCTGCCTACCCTTTCCTTGCCCTCAACGCCGCTATTTCTACCCATATGATCTTGGCTGCTCTGGGCAACTCGGAGCCAAAGACACTGGTGGGCAAAATTCCTGCAAAGTTAAAACTTCTGCTTGTTACCATTACCATGATTCTATCGATTGATATCGCCCTTCTCAGAGTTTACGGTATCTGGTCTGCTTACTCTGCGCCTATGAAGATTTACACTCCCCTGTGGGAAGGCAAAGATGGCAACACACCTATTGGCAGGGAAGAAGACACTGTATGCTTCGGAAAGGAATGGTATCGCTTTCCCTCGTCTTACTTCTTACCCCGAAATATGCATGCCAAATTCATTCGTTCCGAATTCAGAGGCCTCTTGCCTGGACAGTTTTCCGAAGCTGAAACTGGGTTTGGTTTCTTCAGTGGGACTTGGCTTCCCACTCATGGTATGAACGATCGCAACGAAGAGGACCTAGGCAAATACACCGAACTCCCTGCATGCAAATTCCTTGTTGACACGCAGTACCCTTTGAGGACAGATCCTCTACCGCCGAACGAGCCTGACTACGTCGAGGACCATACTAATTGGGAAGTTGTCAAGTGCGAGTTCTTCCTCGATGCTGCAAACACGCATTTCCTCGCCAGGACATTATGGGTGCCTGATCTGGACTTTATCTCAGATAAATACAAGAGAAAATGGGGACGCCACTGCTTACTGCAGCGAAAGAAGCTGAGCGTTGAGCCATCTGCGTCTGGTTGA
- the PSF2 gene encoding DNA replication protein psf2 (BUSCO:46316at5125) yields the protein MALPLPSGLTPSEVAFLCEMELVTVVPRQRLESIELLTGTTPALRPPHRSTLPLWLAILLKKQRRANIVPPPWLHPDSLRDIVHHETKIDPKGWAPPPPPPARADSRGNARRLNPFLDDETVLSPPFLPSCTSDAPAGALPYHWFEVAEMLLAHASDDIASSSEVRSLLRDLQEVRAAKMRSSTAQLEGGVDGVMSLRGVGAMELAESRGFVIGVVEGVRKLGTSTETTRREEEEEGGGQESDEQSDEDMGL from the exons ATGGCTTTACCACTACCCTCGGGGCTGACCCCCTCCGAGGTCGCGTTTCTGTGTGAAATGGAACTTGTTACTGTAGTCCCTCGTCAACGACTTGAGAGTATTGAGCTTCTAACG GGCACGACACCAGCCCTTCGACCACCGCACCGAAGTACCCTGCCGCTATGGCTTGCGATCCTTTTAAAGAAACAACGACGTGCGAATATCGTTCCTCCTCCATGGCTTCATCCCGACTCGTTACGCGACATCGTTCATCACGAAACAAAGATCGATCCTAAAGGCTGGGCACCACCGCCTCCACCACCAGCTCGAGCAGATAGTCGAGGCAATGCGCGGAGGTTGAATCCCTTCCTAGACGACGAGACTGTACTTTCTCCACCGTTTCTTCCATCTTGCACATCGGATGCGCCTGCAGGGGCTCTGCCATATCACTGGTTTGAAGTTGCCGAAATGCTTCTTGCACATGCATCCGATGATATTGCATCCTCGTCAGAAGTGCGGTCGCTACTCCGGGACTTGCAAGAAGTCAGAGCCGCCAAGATGCGATCTAGTACAGCCCAGCTCGAGGGCGGAGTCGACGGTGTCATGAGTTTGCGAGGTGTGGGGGCCATGGAGCTTGCAGAGAGCAGAGGATTCGTCATTGGTGTCGTCGAAGGTGTGAGGAAGCTCGGCACAAGTACAGAAACAACAAggagagaagaggaggaagaaggcggCGGCCAAGAGTCTGATGAGCAGAGTGACGAAGACATGGGACTATGA
- a CDS encoding hypothetical protein (BUSCO:49246at5125): protein MSGFEIPGLGQAKPNETLPPLPPADVLAAAASFQDIEVPDAPPSTTNNESAPVTTEPRPSEVQSATAPAADADAMTIDRPDSPPSLTGALEAVLGGLAPAQPAQTAQPAPAASTETVPLQNDQGDNPEWEVDSSPYESSSESSSSDSSDDDSDNEGYELLGVEETARLLMQAEGGSDDEGDRGAKGSTAAQIRTKNEIPEEVIPKPDVTITPEMKIEELGVIEHIVENIMLVKAFTPGEYQVLDSGSVLCTAERAVIGVIAETIGKVLQPMYTVRFTTDQDIKDLGLEVGHTVFYPVDHALYVFTEPLKNLKGSDASNLHDEEVGDDEMEFSDDEKEAEYKRALKQKKKDKWKKDPSKVGKEPHPLRQESRPDVALNYDDDEDGPYKPLARPPGYGSGPSTTETYEHPSGRNLNQRGGRRGDSRGRGGRGRGSGRGGRGGFNQPRDGYSLPPQGTHQPAQQTAPPTAWPGAQPPAQGAAPAMPNFGFQLPGWPQAPPQGNAAAVPPPPPGWPNAQGQQGANGGAFVNPAFFAALMSTMQAQQQSGQSPWGQQQPPNNGNGQGQ, encoded by the coding sequence ATGTCGGGTTTCGAGATTCCAGGCCTCGGCCAGGCCAAACCCAACGAAACTCTACCACCTCTCCCTCCCGCCGACGTTCTCGCCGCTGCTGCGAGCTTTCAAGATATTGAGGTCCCCGATGCCCCTCCCAGCACCACAAACAATGAATCTGCGCCAGTCACTACAGAGCCCCGACCCTCTGAGGTTCAGTCAGCGACAGCACCTGCTGCCGACGCGGATGCCATGACGATCGACCGACCCGACAGCCCTCCTTCCCTTACGGGCGCTCTTGAGGCTGTTCTTGGTGGGCTAGCTCCCGCACAACCCGCGCAAACAGCACAGCCAGCTCCTGCTGCAAGCACCGAGACCGTCCCTCTTCAGAACGATCAGGGCGACAACCCTGAATGGGAGGTTGACTCCTCTCCTTACGAGTCATCTTCTGAATCGAGCAGCTCGGATTCCTCTGATGATGATTCTGATAACGAAGGATACGAGCTACTGGGAGTTGAAGAGACTGCCCGCTTGCTCATGCAGGCCGAGGGAGGATCTGACGATGAAGGCGATCGAGGCGCGAAGGGTTCTACCGCTGCCCAGATCCGAACAAAGAACGAGATACCTGAAGAGGTTATTCCCAAACCTGATGTTACAATTACACCCGAAATGAAGATCGAAGAGCTGGGTGTCATCGAGCACATCGTGGAGAACATTATGCTGGTCAAGGCATTCACACCGGGAGAGTACCAAGTTCTTGACTCAGGTTCCGTGCTCTGTACAGCTGAGCGAGCTGTCATAGGCGTAATCGCAGAAACGATAGGAAAGGTTCTGCAACCTATGTATACTGTGCGCTTCACAACAGACCAGGATATCAAGGATCTCGGCCTTGAGGTTGGCCATACAGTATTTTACCCCGTCGACCATGCCTTGTACGTTTTTACAGAGCCATTGAAGAACTTGAAAGGTTCAGATGCCAGTAATCTCCACGACGAAGAAGTTGGCGATGATGAAATGGAATTttctgatgatgagaaggaagCAGAGTATAAAAGAGCTCtcaagcagaagaagaaggataagTGGAAGAAGGATCCATCCAAGGTAGGCAAGGAGCCTCATCCTTTGCGACAGGAATCACGACCGGATGTTGCTTTGAactacgacgatgacgaagatggtCCCTACAAGCCTCTTGCGCGACCGCCTGGCTATGGCAGCGGTCCCTCCACAACCGAGACCTACGAGCACCCATCGGGCAGAAACCTTAACCAGCGAGGAGGACGCCGGGGAGACTCTAGAGGTCGTGGTGGACGTGGGCGTGGATCCGGACGTGGCGGACGAGGAGGCTTTAATCAGCCCAGGGATGGTTACTCGCTGCCTCCTCAAGGGACTCATCAGCCTGCTCAGCAAACAGCCCCCCCTACCGCGTGGCCCGGTGCTCAACCTCCGGCTCAAGGTGCGGCCCCAGCCATGCCCAATTTTGGCTTCCAACTCCCAGGCTGGCCTCAGGCGCCTCCTCAAGGCAATGCTGCAGCAGTTCCTCCCCCACCTCCCGGGTGGCCAAACGCTCAGGGTCAGCAGGGCGCAAATGGAGGAGCCTTTGTAAATCCCGCCTTCTTCGCTGCGCTCATGTCTACTATGCAAGCACAGCAGCAAAGCGGCCAATCACCCTGGGGGCAACAGCAGCCTCCCAATAATGGCAATGGTCAAGGCCAGTAG
- the LAP1 gene encoding Leucine aminopeptidase 1 (SECRETED:SignalP(1-18)~MEROPS:MER0032443~BUSCO:29581at5125): MKFSQASLLAACLPAVSARFIEIAEADNIVLQPDELFLVETAPGKTQWITEEEKWEMRRNGQNFMDITETTTLGSKGINAESTVTFPKKCVKQDEVAKLSKKLEKKNMEANLEKLTSFHTRYFKSDYGLQSSDWVLEKVNQIIKDAGAEDTVFAESFPHTWKQHSVIATIPGQSNSTVVIGAHQDSINLFLPSILAAPGADDDGSGSVTIMEVFRALLNSKDVVKGKAPNTIEFHWYSAEEGGLLGSQAIFKSYEETDRDVKAMLQQDMTGYVQKTLDAGQPESVGVITDFVDSGLTTFIKTVVEEYCDIPWVETKCGYACSDHASASKAGYPSAFVIESAFEYSDPHIHSTDDNIKYLSFDHMLQHARMTLGLVYELGFYEFDGKSEDKWSDL; this comes from the exons ATGAAGTTCTCTCAAGCTTCTCTTTTGGCGGCTTGTCTGCCTGCCGTATCGGCTCGTTTCATTGAAATCGCCGAGGCCGACAACATTGTTCTTCAGCCAGACGAGCTGTTTCTCGTCGAGACCGCTCCTGGCAAGACACAATGGATtactgaggaggagaagtGGGAGATGCGTCGT AACGGCCAGAACTTCATGGACATCACCGAGACGACTACGCTTGGCTCCAAGGGCATCAACGCCGAAAGCACTGTCACTTTTCCTAAGAAATGCGTAAAGCAAGACGAGGTCGCAAAGCTCTCCAAGAAGCTCGAAAAGAAGAACATGGAGGCCAACCTCGAGAAGTTGACCAGCTTTCACACCCGATACTTCAAGTCCGATTACGGCCTCCAGTCTTCTGACTGGGTTCTTGAGAAGGTCAACCAGATCATCAAGGATGCTGGTGCCGAAGATACCGTGTTCGCTGAGAGCTTTCCTCACACATGGAAGCAGCACTCCGTTATCGCCACCATTCCTGGTCAATCCAACAGCACCGTTGTAATTGGCGCCCACCAGGACTCCATCaaccttttccttccttccattCTCGCTGCCCCTGGTGCCGACGATGATGGTAGCGGTTCAGTCACCATCATGGAGGTGTTCCGTGCTCTCCTGAACTCCAAGGATGttgtcaagggcaaggcTCCCAACACAATTGAGTTCCACTGGTACTCGGCTGAGGAGGGTGGTTTGCTCGGAAGCCAGGCTATCTTCAAGTCATACGAGGAGACTGACCGTGATGTCAAGGCTATGCTACAGCAGGACATGACTGGTTATGTCCAGAAGACTCTCGACGCCGGCCAGCCCGAAAGTGTCGGTGTCATCACCGATTTTGTTGACTCCGGCTTGACCACCTTTATCAAGACCGTTGTTGAGGAG TACTGCGACATTCCTTGGGTTGAGACCAAGTGTGGATACGCCTGCTCCGACCACGCTTCTGCCTCCAAGGCCGGCTACCCATCAGCTTTCGTCATTGAATCTGCCTTCGAGTACTCCGACCCTCACATCCACAGCACTGATGACAACATCAAGTATCTGTCTTTTGACCACATGCTTCAGCATGCCCGCATGACACTTGGTCTTGTTTATGAGCTCGGCTTTTATGAATTTGATGGAAAGTCCGAGGACAAGTGGAGCGATCTTTAG
- a CDS encoding hypothetical protein (SECRETED:SignalP(1-18)) — MHVHVLLGLGLLAETALAIPYPASKKCSTEVVTEIVTASPVLVADVTPLVLVSSSSETTSTDETVQEDDKGQNTTDTTPGRVAFSTSVLVDTQTVFLTDMLSDSTTTSITVTQSSTLLVSATSTLSTTSTVLETSAASTTVTSIVSTTDTALLTSTILTTDEATTTSTVLETRVASTTVTSIVNATDTALLTSTILTTDQATTTQTEVVTSTVDATSTILLTDVESTTSTELVTSNVTNTVFFMDRSTATVVESVTSTVNATQTIFSTDVDSITTTETATSTLFVTASTATTETDVTTSTNVVTSTVSITETVLVTNPVTTTSTAVVTSTTVVSSTSTVFITDSVDTTQTETVTSTAVVESTSTILTTAVASSTVTETATVTSTSAINSTSTILNTVPETVTTTETDVTTVASTISTTQTVVSETTSTTLTTDTTISTGVVSTTEVASTTVTGTLFVIGSNVDSSTTTSTVITTITTTVSDSETTPEAVTLVTATVTQVSTTTVASEQAISSPALAKRHVKVFPVVPGRSIRMKGPGKRAQAEAAATSASGPPQGVKSTNETATRVAPASESALSNTSILTSTTATVSIQDSPASSSISPQVDAATTSNCTKAGTSTSMTTVVIYVTATPDAPNSEPAKPVDDAKSPDTSADIATNTTTTVSAVDSTIVATVTVTAGATSVSVSESESEPSETTLFSASTESTTTVVSTSVDAPASEPTSQSASASTAQETVRSTTEPAANLTTESSSESTPESTSESAPETTSQSTVESATESTSSAAESTTESSSTPTSESSTTSQVQVPAATTFTTTVTKISTTTERVFTPTTSSSGTESSSTGSSNEEDDSVTPSPAEESATSTSTSATTRSTIDAAPEDGAPVPDDPIPLNWKDRMTRFLSW, encoded by the exons ATGCATGTCCACGTTCTGCTAGGCCTTGGCCTTTTGGCCGAGACTGCTTTAGCAATTCCCTACCCTGCTTCGAAGAAAT GTTCGACTGAAGTAGTCACCGAGATTGTCACCGCCAGTCCAGTGCTGGTAGCAGACGTGACCCCCCTCGTCCTCGTGTCGAGCTCGAGTGAGACTACTTCCACTGATGAAACAGTACAAGAAGATGATAAGGGCCAAAACACTACGGATACAACCCCTGGAAGAGTAGCCTTCTCAACCTCTGTACTTGTAGATACACAGACCGTATTCCTTACAGATATGCTCTCGGATTCTACAACCACCTCGATCACAGTCACCCAATCGTCAACCCTCTTGGTTTCAGCTACTTCAACTCTGAGCACTACCTCGACAGTGTTAGAGACTAGTGCAGCTTCTACCACAGTAACGTCTATCGTCAGTACAACTGACACAGCCCTCCTTACCTCGACCATTCTTACTACCGATGAGGCCACTACTACCTCGACCGTATTGGAGACTAGGGTGGCTTCTACCACAGTAACATCTATCGTTAATGCAACTGACACAGCCCTTCTCACCTCGACCATCCTTACTACAGATCAGGCCACTACTACTCAGACAGAGGTTGTGACTTCGACTGTAGATGCCACGTCGACTATCCTTCTGACAGACGTTGAATCTACAACTTCGACTGAACTCGTTACCTCTAATGTAACAAATACAGTGTTCTTTATGGATAGGTCAACTGCTACTGTAGTCGAAAGTGTTACTTCAACTGTCAACGCTACTCAGACCATTTTTTCAACTGATGTCGattccatcaccaccaccgagaCCGCCACATCGACATTGTTTGTAACCGCTTCTACTGCGACTACTGAGACAGACGTTACCACTTCGACAAACGTTGTAACATCTACTGTCAGCATTACAGAGACTGTATTGGTCACAAATCCCGTTACCACTACTTCAACTGCTGTTGTCACCTCAACAACCGTCGTTAGCTCTACTTCAACTGTCTTTATCACCGACTCTGTCGATACAACGCAGACGGAAACTGTGACATCGACTGCGGTTGTCGAGTCTACGTCTACCATCCTTACTACCGCCGTTGCCTCCTCTACTGTCACAGAGACTGCAACTGTTACTTCGACTTCGGCAATCAATTCCACTTCCACTATCTTGAACACTGTCCCCGAGACAGTGACCACCACCGAGACTGACGTTACCACTGTCGCGTCAACTATCTCTACTACACAGACTGTGGTCTCCGAAACTACATCGACTACACTCACAACTGACACAACAATCAGTACCGGCGTTGTCTCAACCACCGAGGTAGCGTCAACTACGGTGACGGGTACTTTATTCGTTATTGGTTCAAATGTCGACTCGTCAACCACCACTTCCACTGTAATTACTACCATCACTACCACAGTTTCCGACTCGGAAACAACTCCAGAGGCTGTCACCCTCGTCACGGCTACAGTCACTCAAGTCTCTACCACTACAGTCGCTTCGGAACAAGCCATTTCTTCCCCAGCTCTTGCAAAGAGGCACGTCAAGGTGTTCCCAGTGGTCCCTGGCCGAAGCATTAGAATGAAAGGCCCCGGAAAAAGAGCTCAAGCTGAAGCTGCAGCTACTTCTGCCTCGGGTCCTCCCCAGGGCGTCAAGTCCACGAACGAAACTGCTACCAGAGTTGCCCCTGCCTCCGAGTCTGCACTGTCCAACACTTCAATCTTGACCAGTACCACTGCCACTGTTTCTATTCAGGATTCTCCTGCTTCTTCCTCTATTTCTCCCCAGGTCGACGCCGCTACGACGTCAAATTGTACCAAAGCCGGTACCAGCACGAGTATGACAACCGTTGTTATTTACGTCACTGCTACTCCTGATGCTCCTAACTCTGAGCCTGCAAAGCCTGTTGATGACGCAAAAAGCCCCGATACCTCTGCCGACATTGCTACAAACACTACCACTACTGTTTCTGCTGTAGACAGTACCATTGTGGCCACTGTGACTGTCACTGCTGGGGCTACATCTGTTTCTGTCTCTGAATCTGAGTCTGAACCATCCGAAACAACTCTATTTAGCGCTAGCACTGAGTCTACCACCACAGTTGTATCCACGTCTGTAGATGCACCAGCCTCTGAACCTACCTCTCAATCCGCTTCCGCATCCACAGCTCAAGAGACCGTTAGGTCTACTACAGAACCAGCAGCAAATCTTACAACTGAGTCCAGCTCCGAGTCTACTCCCGAATCTACTTCCGAGTCGGCCCCTGAGACAACTTCCCAGTCTACAGTCGAGAGTGCCACTGAATCTACAAGTTCGGCAGCAGAATCGACTACTGAGTCTAGCTCTACACCTACTTCTGAATCGTCTACAACCAGTCAAGTTCAAGTTCCAGCTGCAACAACATTCACTACCACGGTGACCAAGATTAGTACTACAACTGAACGGGTATTTACTCCTACAACGTCTAGCTCAGGAACAGAGAGCTCCAGCACGGGTAGCTCGAACGAAGAGGACGATTCTGTGACCCCATCCCCTGCTGAAGAATCGGCCACTTCCACTTCAACCTCTGCTACCACAAGAAGCACCATTGATGCTGCTCCCGAAGACGGCGCTCCTGTGCCCGATGACCCTATCCCACTGAATTGGAAAGACAGGATGACTCGTTTCCTATCATGGTAG